One genomic segment of [Phormidium] sp. ETS-05 includes these proteins:
- a CDS encoding CHAT domain-containing protein: protein MGDQKLTLDRLSELRLYDPPVDLLVLSACHRCGDEQSELGFAGLAVQAGVKTALASLWYVSDEGTLTLMTEFYHILKQAPIKAEALRQAQIAMIKNQARIENGNLILENSNQTIPLPPELANQHHPNLQHPYYWAAFTMIGSPW from the coding sequence TTGGGAGACCAGAAACTAACGCTCGATCGCCTGTCGGAATTGCGCTTATATGACCCACCGGTTGACCTGTTGGTGTTGAGTGCTTGTCACCGCTGTGGGGACGAACAATCCGAATTAGGATTTGCCGGATTAGCCGTGCAAGCGGGAGTCAAAACCGCCCTAGCCAGCCTTTGGTACGTCAGCGACGAAGGCACCCTCACCCTAATGACCGAATTTTACCACATCCTCAAACAAGCCCCCATCAAAGCCGAAGCCCTTCGCCAAGCCCAAATTGCCATGATTAAAAACCAAGCTCGCATAGAAAACGGCAACTTAATCCTAGAAAACTCTAATCAAACCATCCCCCTCCCCCCAGAACTCGCCAACCAACACCACCCCAACCTGCAACATCCATATTATTGGGCTGC
- a CDS encoding CHAT domain-containing protein — protein MTKEWEGVSFLNENFTLDNLKKQRVGSQFRIVHLATHAEFVPGNRKILIFIWETRN, from the coding sequence ATCACCAAAGAATGGGAGGGTGTATCTTTTCTGAATGAAAATTTTACTCTGGATAATCTGAAGAAACAGCGGGTAGGTAGCCAGTTTAGAATTGTGCATTTGGCTACCCACGCCGAATTTGTGCCGGGAAACCGGAAAATTCTTATATTCATTTGGGAGACCAGAAACTAA